In the genome of Drosophila kikkawai strain 14028-0561.14 chromosome 2R, DkikHiC1v2, whole genome shotgun sequence, the window CCCCAATGGGCGTACCATCAATCACGGGTCCAGCTCCTCCAAACTTAAATCCTCGCAGAGTCAAGGGGCCGCCGCAGTAGAACAACGAACTCAGGGGCAGCTGTGTTGTCTGTTTGGTCTCCTTGAGGACACCAACACGACCGCAAAACTGTGCCACCAGGCCGGCAAACAGCGACACATTCACCTCTCCGTGGGCCGTGCTGCTGGTGTAGGCGATATTGCCACCCAATCCGCAATACTCGTTGACCGACTTGAGCAGAACTCCGCGGGTGGGGAATACATTGCCATCCCGATTGTCGTAGATCACGGAGTAGCGCAGCAGCGAGGCCAGCTTGGGTCCGCAGTGATCGCGAATGCCGAAGGGCACCGATTTGTTGAGGAGTCCCACTTCCCTGATGGAGTTCTCGTACTGCAGGGAGTGGGTCAACTGGAATTGAGAGGAATATTACATTAATTCAAGAGTTTTATAAAGTTAAATGTAGGTTTTTATACTTACATCCACGCCCAGCATAGTGTGTGCCGAAAAGTCCACCAAATAGCCTAGATTTGTGGATTGAAATGAGCTGATGTCGAATCTATCAGTTTGTCTAAACAGGCTGAAGGATACtctaaaagaaaagaaataacCATAAATTATAGTAGAATTTCTAAGAATATTTCACCTCCTTACTCGGGTCGGTTTTCCATGAAACGCGTGTGGAAAAAGGGTTTCCAGAACTTTAGCTGCAAATCATTGGCCCTTGTGCTGCTATAGCTGCCCTGCAGTGAGATGCTCTCCCCACGCCCAAAGATATTCGGGATGGTCAGCTCTGTTCGTAGAGATCCCTCGTTCTGGCCAATCTCTGTGCCCGCCGAACCCATCATGCGCGAGTACTCGTTGCCCTTGAAGGTCACCTCGTAGCCCTGCGGTGAGGCATCTGATCCCCGGCTTATGTCAATGTGCACGCTCACATCCTTGAAGATGCCCAGCTCGTGTAGGTAGGACTTGGCGGACATGGCCTCCAACATTAGATCCTGGAAGTTATTGGCCTTGAAAAGGGCATCGGCTGCCCTCATCACATAGTCGCTGTGGGTGCGCAGCAGGCCGCTTACATTGACACGATCCACGCGAGCGTATATCTTGCTCAGATCATATTTTGAGTCCTTGGACATCTTGGAGGTTTCGGTGGGCAGGTGTCGTAGGGAAATACTGCAAGGAAGGGGAACAGAATTAGCATTATATCTTTTTAAAGTAAACTTATCGTTTTCACTTTAATCTTTTGCAGATTGAACTGGAGAATCTCAATAGTGCAACCGATGAGATTAATAAGCTTGAAATCGAACTGGAGGTAAacttaatttaacatttaccTTAAACTTTatactaaatattttctaCTTTCCAAGGAGGCTAATTCCACATTTCGCATTCTGCTGAATGAATCTACGCGTCGCCTGAAGCTTTCCTCGAAAAAGTTAGGCAGCTGCATAGAGAAGGCTCGCCCCTACTACGAGTCCTTGGACAAGGCACGCGAAGCACAAATCGAATGCCAGCAGGCGGCAGTCAAGTTCCAGCGAGCAAATGGTGAGTATAGAGAGTACCCACCATAAACCACATTTAACTCTTATCCCCCTCCACCCTCAGAAATCCATGCTGCAGCCAAGGAAACGGTGGCGCTGGCCGAACAACGTTTCATGTCCAACTCGCACGAATGGCAATTCGACAATGCCTGGCAGGAGATGCTCAACCATGCCACCCAAAAGGTGATGGATGCCGAAACACAAAAGGCCGACTGCCATGCGGAGCACCAGCGGCGCACCCGGCTCTTTCACACCGCCGAGCAGAAGgtgcagcagctggaggatCGCTATCGGCGTAGCATCAACAAGTCACGTCCATATTTCGAAGAGAAGCAGGTCTGCCAGGATCAGCTGCAGACGCAGAAGAATCGCATACAGGAGCTGCAACAGCAGGTGGCCGGTGCCAAGAGCACCTACTCAACAGCGCTGCGTAATCTGGAGCGGATCAGCGAGGATATACACAGACAGAGGGGGGATTTTCCCACTCCGACGGGACCCCGCGAGCCAGGTGTCGGCGCCGAGTTAAATTCCCCGACTTCCAGTGCTTTACCCTCGCTGCCGGACTTCCAGATGGAGCTGGAGAAGTGTGACTATCCCTCTATTGCCGGCAGCCAGATGTCCTTGGGTGCTAAGACGCCACAAACAGCTGCGGAAACagaggatgaggaggatgcCTGCGACTACGACGAGACGGGGGCGGGAGAACTGCGAGGTGTGGTGGACGAGCGGGATTTGGAGGCGCTGCGACAGAAGGTCAAGATACTGGCCGTGCGTCCCATCGAGGGCGGAGATGGCCAGCAGCAGAATGATGTGTGGGAGCACGAACTGAAGGCCACTGTGGATAAACTGGATAACTTGATGATGCGTAAGGAGGCGGCCAAGAGGCAGCAAAGCAACCGCTTGAAGGCCACCGAGCAGCGACCCGATTCCCTGGGCGCCGAGGCCCTGAAACGTCACAGCGACGAGGTCCAGGTGAAGGTCACCGTGGCCACCGCCAGCTTGCCAGTCACaccccaccaccagcagcagcagatgcatCACTTAGCACCGCCCACGCCCATCaagaagctgcagcagcagctggcacCCTTGCCCTCGGTGAATGTCTCCATGCGGGAGCTGCCCCTGTTGGCACGGCTATCCAACGAGCTCCTCGATCGCAGCAGTGCTGCGCTGGGGGGAGTGCGCAAGACGCTGCGCCGGCGCTCTCTGGAATAGTGAGGAGCCGCCAGGGGCAGAGGAGGTGCCATTCGCCAGCAGCCCCATATCATcagatttgtttatattaaatgaatAGTGAATAACAATTGTAAAACGTTAAATGCCGCATTTAAATGTGCACCAACTCTCAATAAGTCTACACGCGATAaacacatatattttcttataaatgTTGATTACATTCTAATCTAATATGTCTCCGTACTTGTTTCTCACTGTTGAATACTTTAACTAAATGTAATGTGAATGTTTTGTGATTTGAGAgagcaaaaagaaaatggaTTGAAAACCACAATAAGCAGCTTTAAGTTAATGTttaaactattgaaaaacCAAGCAGACTCACTAATTTAAATCCCATTGGGCACATGCACTAAATAGTTTAGCCTAAAAATACGCCGGAACTCTGAATAAAGCCCATGTAACGAATTCAATTAGATAACTAAGTGTGAAACTCTCAAAGTAAACATGTAGTGAATGGAATGCGAAAAGGTCTAGAGACCTGCTCGGTGCCCTCAAGAAGAAGGGAAGGAAGTAAAAGTATTTGAAACATGAAGTAATAAAAACTTGCATTCTAATTCTAAATGAAAAGTGTGTGTTATTACTTGAGGGGGttggaatttttaataaaaatatgctaatttatacaataatattgaatatttcGAGGTGCTTTTGGGGCACTTTGGAAGTCTAGGAATTTCATCTGGTAAAGACCTCTTTTCGTAATGCCCTTGCAGTTAAAATAGTGACAGGATTGCTATATAAACATCCATATATCAACGACATATGCTAAAAACTACCAAATGATGTCATTTTGCCTGCATTTTGAGCGAAACACAAAATTCCGGCCCCCCCAAAATTATGTAAGGCCCCGCTTGCAAAGGCCACCAGCTGACTTACCTCTAAACTCGTACCGCCACAGCTGGCTGGGTGGTTGCACTCGCGAATTTGGGATTTGGTTTTCACTAGTGTTACGAGcaactacaaaatatatacactacGCGGGCGGCACGGAAAATATTACCCGATTTCCTTTTCGAACGCGTGCGGcaacaaaaaatcaacaagCTGCTTCTTCTACCTGCCAGTGCTGGCGATTAACAGCTAAAAAGTAGCTAGATTTGGCTATAAAAGAGTgagtaattaataataataataaatttataacatTAAGAAAGCAATTTTTACAAGTATATTCAAACGTACATATACATTTTGATGTtatactttaataataattattatgtatttcgcattttatcttattttctataataaaacaaaaccagCGTAAAAAATAGCCAACTTGTTATCACAGTCGTTTTATCGATAATTTGAAAAGGTCCcactaaaagaaaaaacaaaaacaatttaaaaatgttattataaTGCAAGTTTAATATAAACTTTTCCAAGAAAACAAAGTACATTTCGTTTGTTTATATGCCAATATATTAACCTAACTTTAAACTGTAGAATTTCTCACATTTTTGGTTAGATTATTTTAGGCAAAGTGGAAatgataattaaatttaaatacttatgGGCTTTATCGTTTAATTCCTATCTTACAACTATCAGCCAACGAACGCTACGAACTACTGTTTGGTTAGTTTGGTGCATCGGATGCCCTTAGACTGCAGCTTGCGCATTATGTCCAGGGCCTCCTGGTTTTTGGTTGAACTCTCCGCGGCCGGCGGAGTGACATTCAGAAGGGTATTTCCCCTTTTCACCTCCACGCCGCAGGCTCTCAGCTTGTTGAGGATTTTCTGGGTGCCATCCATCGGTATGCTCACCATGGGAAGCTGTGATTGAGATGTCTTGGGGGGAGTCACTGGAGTTGTCTTTGGCGGTGATGGTGGCGTCTGCTTAGAAGGTAGTCGAGATGTTCGCTCCGCTCCTGATGCTGCAGTTGGACTCCTTTTCGGGGGGGCCTCCGTCATGCGCTTGAGCTGCTCCATTACAGCGGGCGCCAGAATGGGTTccttcgttttcgttttcaccGTTGGAGTCTGAGTCACTGGCTGGCCGCCGGTGCTACGCGTCTTTCGCTGTTGCTGGGCAGTGAGGATTGGCCGGCGCAGAGTGTTAAGAGTGCGGGGACGCTTCGCTGGCAGCTCTTCCTCATCAGGTTCATCCTTCGGCAGCTGCAGCTCGATCTCCACCACATTCTCCTTGGCCAGGTCGGATTTGGCCTTTGGTGGACTGAGACTGGGTTTGGGATCGGTGTACCAGCGCGGATCCTCTAACTCCGCCTCCAAGTCGAAGGTGCTGGAGCTCCGCACCGCGTCGATGTCGTAGATGTGGAGCTGGGGTTGAAAATGAGAGCCAAGTTAGTGGATTCGTGTTAGACGCAACTAATCCTTACCTCCTGCCTGCCATTCACGTGCTTCGTCTCCCGCTTGGAATCGTCGTAGCTAAGCAGATCCGTAGGAGCCACTATGTGCCTTAGTCCGGAGCAGTCGGCCAAGTGCTTTTGGAACGCCTCAAAGGTCATAAAATGACGCTCGCAGCTGCGACAAAGCATTAGTATGCGTTTTTGCTCGTCGCACAACACATCGGCCAGTCTCACGGCTCGCAGCGACTTTAGTTTTCGTGCCCCGTTCATTTGTTATTAACAAATTCGCGCCACAAAGTCTTAGGAAAACgctattttgttgttttgctcGCTCAGTGTGACCAGACAGTACAAATGCAGAAAACATTGATGGAAACATCGATGATTTAAAGCCTTTTTATCGACTGCTTTGATAACTGCTTGATTTTTTTGACTTGATGCGCGCGTAATTTAACTGTTATTAATCGatttcaaaaaatgataaagataaagttaaaatatctaaatattttctgcattgctttaatttatttaatttaaaaaattccccaaaataactgaataattaataaggaataaattgtactttgtaaggaatacattttataactgacaaaatatacatatgtattaagTGATATTCTATTagacaaaattttaaagtaaagtaaacttctaaaaatataaataaatacttcaaCTTTGTGGACTTCCAGCTAAAAATACAATTGAAAATCTCCAACATCGCATTTATCAGacttgaaatatatacatataaacgTCGCCTTTTTTTCGGCTGATATTACTATATAATGGCAGCTTTTTTCCCTGTTGTTTCACCGAATGACTGGATATATTTTCGACAGCTTCTGGCTTTTGTAGCCTTTGATTAACGCCCAtgcaattgaaattaaatcgcTTGCAAATGATTCGCATGCCCGCTGAAAAAACCGGCGAGTAGAGAATCAGGAAAACCCCATCGTTTATGCAGCTGAGGGGCCGTGTGCCATTTGTAAACTTTGGCGGTGCCTTTTTTCCAGCCATATGCAACGTACATTTTGTACATTGTCTGATTTTGACTCCAACTGTGATGTCTGTCTAGTGGGCGGAAGAAAAAACGAGAAATCGAGGGGGTTaccctttaattttttgcctGTCACGCCACTTGTATATTATCACTTTTTGTAATGTTCCGAATAACGACgaggtcgtcgtcgtcggacCATGTGCCGCATAATCACCTGGCATCCCACCTGCACCTCGACTCGCTGTCAGATCCTGCCCCagttttttgctttttctgTATCATTGTAAGGACTTTAGGAACTTTAAAGGGGCATCTCGCTTACGCCAGGAAATTGCATGCATCGGGTAAGGGACTCCAAAAACTGGGCAACAGCAATTGGATGAAGTTGCCAATGACGATGTTGCTGATGATGCTCCTCCTGATGCCGTAGCTGTTGCTATTCCTGCATGCAATTAAGCCAGGGACGAGGCACACAACTTGCCACTCTGTGTGTCCCAAAACTGCAAGCTGACCATGCAAATTACGTTGCCCACACGCGCCCTTACTCCCTCACCCTCACCTactcacacactcacacgcaTTCCTGTCGCCTCGTTTGGGGGTTTCAGCATTTCGGCATTTCGGGGCTTCCCCGGCGTTTGAGTGATGCTGCGACCAAGGAGCCACCGGCAACTAGCAACCTGCAACCAGCTAGCAGGTCCAGGACTGCCACTGCCAAAAGCTAAGTTAAATGGACTTGCGGTGCACTCGAGCAGCTAGCACAGCCACAGCTACAGTGGGACTCCCTATAAATGTTATATACCTACATAAGAAATTCCaaacataaattatataaaatttgtttatgatTATTCCCGTCTTAAAGTTCTATAATAGGAGTGACAATAATGGATATTTTGAGTCCAAAATCCTTTACAAAACAAGTTTAGGAAATGGTTTTCCTTAGGCAATCCCTACTGTACTCCTCATATGCAGATTGAAGTGCCGTCCATGTCAAGGTAGCGTCTGCAGCTTTGGCCAGTAGATTAAATTAAACGTGGCAAAGGCGACGGCGCCAGAGGACGACGAGACACAACCggagccggagctggagcCAGAACCCTAGGCTAGGGCTGGGACTCGTACTGCCATGCGCCATGCAGGAGGAGCAACTGCAGCCATGCAAcggcaatggcaacaacaTTAAACGTGTTTACACCATGTCCGACCAGTTGATATGCCAACTGGGCCCGACctcgcctcctcctcctactccgGCGCATACAGATGCGTAGCCAAGCATGAACTGCTCTTGGACAATGAACACATGCCATGCCCGGGCATTTCCACCTAACACCCACCCACCCAGCCAGGCGGCCCCTTGACTATTGTCCTGCTTTTTGTTTACTGTTTTCCGAGGGGTTTCGCAAGCGAGTGAACTggctacaaaaaaaagtgGGGAAAAAAGAAAGGGAAAACCAACAAAGAATCACAATCACTGCATCCTTGCAGGTGCCGCTGCTGTCATAATACAATGGAAAAGCTGGCGCTACAATTGCCGCACACAGTTGTTGTTTTCCCATAGTTGTGGGCTGCGAATTAACCCCACACACCCACTCGTACGCCTTTCCTTGGCTTTTCTGCAGTGCAGCGCAGCTATGGTGTCTTGGTGACCACGTTTTCGCACAAAAGTGCTGCATACTTTCAGTTGTCACAGGACATAGCAGCACCttatgtgcgtgtgtgtgtgtcgccatGTGTTAAGTTAAGTAAGTTCGGCCAAGTGGCTccgctctccctctctctctctctctcttggcaCTTGGCCTGTCACTTAGGCTAAGCATCAGGAAAGTGCCATTTTTCATCTGAAACTACCGCAAAAACATTGATTCCAACATGCTCAGAGCTGGGCTTTCGGGGGGATTATAAGCCTTATCCTCTGGCCTTAGCACATGTGGCTAGAAAATCCCTGTCCAGCTATTAGCCattcattaaaattgcaaTCCATACTGCAAACTGGCTTATAATTTACATATTCCACAGGTTTAAAGGGGTTTTTGGAGAGGGATTTAAGTTTTAAGAGAATTGTTTTAAAGtgtattttaaagatttagtTGTATTTATGGgaaaaacctttaaattttaaatagtaaaCTTTATTGTAAATCTACTTTAAGTTTAGTTAGTTTTCAATCTAACTTTAAACTTTGAATTTAAAGTCTTAaaccttaaatttatttgtaaaacttcaacataaattcttaattattttcccCAGCTTTTTAATTCATCTCCGAGAAAGTGTTGAGGTAACTTTTCCCTCTCCgagaaaaataaactttcAACGAGAGGAGGAATTGAGGAATTGTTAAACTCTCAACCTGCCAGGGGCAACCTGCAAGTTGCAACTGTCTCACCGTCGTCAGTTTAGCCGCAGGAATCAAAGTCCAAATATTACGCTCATTTATTGACGGTCGGCAAACACAGGCGAGAAGTCAAATGAAATTGCTATAAACGATGGACCGACCAACTTTCCCACCACCCCCCACCACCCCTCGACCAGGATACCAGCTCTGGCTCTCCTGTTCTATTGACAGACAGCAGTCAGTGGCATGTGTTTGTGCCGAAGGACGACCGGGTCTAGGGGAAGATTTCCTGGCCCGGAGGAGAGCATAGCTTAGGCTACGGCTGCAACAATTGCAGGAGATCGGCAATTTCCTGCTTGCCTCGCAGGCAACTTGATTACAAAGCACAAAAATCAATAGGAAATGcagttaaatattttgcaaGCCGAAATAATTGCACATCTGCAGGCAGGCAGGTGAGATGAGCTGAGAGTGAAGGGAATGTGACTGTGGAGTCGCACTATAAATGCAGCCAGCTGTccgaaattatttaattaaaagccaaaacTGAAGCTACGGCCAAAGTTGGCCAAGGAGATGTTACCCAGCTGTAAGCAGAGCGAAAAACTTATGGATCATTGCAAACTTTCGTCCGTCTTTTGGATGTATTTTTTCCCCAAACTCCACAGAGCCTGAGCCCGAGTCTGAGCCTGAGTCTGAGTCTGAGCCGGAGCTGAGCAGGTGAAAAAGTTTTCCAGCAGCCTTCAACTTGTTAAACAATTttcgtatatattttcgacaAGTTTACGGCAAGTGTGTGTGAGGACGGTTAAAAATCTTGAGGAGTTCGGGGGGAGAAAAATACAAGCAGCATCTTCAGCTGGCTTTTGGCTCTGACTTGGCCTGTCTATCTGCGATTCCCGCTTCTGACTGGCAACTTTTTGCCAGACAATTTTTCTGGCGCTTTGCATGTCAGTGAAGGCAAGGCAAGGCTGCAGAGGAGTTACAGTCCCGGCCAGAATCTCATCCCTCATCGTTTGCTGCTAAGCTGCTGAGCGTTGAGCGCCCCGGCAATATGCAATTGAATTTGCAAGGATCTGGATATCCTTGCCGGCCA includes:
- the LOC108072449 gene encoding SAM50-like protein CG7639, coding for MSKDSKYDLSKIYARVDRVNVSGLLRTHSDYVMRAADALFKANNFQDLMLEAMSAKSYLHELGIFKDVSVHIDISRGSDASPQGYEVTFKGNEYSRMMGSAGTEIGQNEGSLRTELTIPNIFGRGESISLQGSYSSTRANDLQLKFWKPFFHTRFMENRPEVSFSLFRQTDRFDISSFQSTNLGYLVDFSAHTMLGVDLTHSLQYENSIREVGLLNKSVPFGIRDHCGPKLASLLRYSVIYDNRDGNVFPTRGVLLKSVNEYCGLGGNIAYTSSTAHGEVNVSLFAGLVAQFCGRVGVLKETKQTTQLPLSSLFYCGGPLTLRGFKFGGAGPVIDGTPIGAQTFWATGAHLWAPLPFAGVFKNLASHFRMHFFYNLGNSNSFTTENMRSSFGMGLAVKLAERARIELNYCIPVKRQATDKITNGFQFGIGYEFV
- the pcs gene encoding SH3 domain-binding protein 5 homolog, with amino-acid sequence MSSAEDELDPQIQIELENLNSATDEINKLEIELEEANSTFRILLNESTRRLKLSSKKLGSCIEKARPYYESLDKAREAQIECQQAAVKFQRANEIHAAAKETVALAEQRFMSNSHEWQFDNAWQEMLNHATQKVMDAETQKADCHAEHQRRTRLFHTAEQKVQQLEDRYRRSINKSRPYFEEKQVCQDQLQTQKNRIQELQQQVAGAKSTYSTALRNLERISEDIHRQRGDFPTPTGPREPGVGAELNSPTSSALPSLPDFQMELEKCDYPSIAGSQMSLGAKTPQTAAETEDEEDACDYDETGAGELRGVVDERDLEALRQKVKILAVRPIEGGDGQQQNDVWEHELKATVDKLDNLMMRKEAAKRQQSNRLKATEQRPDSLGAEALKRHSDEVQVKVTVATASLPVTPHHQQQQMHHLAPPTPIKKLQQQLAPLPSVNVSMRELPLLARLSNELLDRSSAALGGVRKTLRRRSLE
- the LOC108072411 gene encoding uncharacterized protein, translating into MNGARKLKSLRAVRLADVLCDEQKRILMLCRSCERHFMTFEAFQKHLADCSGLRHIVAPTDLLSYDDSKRETKHVNGRQELHIYDIDAVRSSSTFDLEAELEDPRWYTDPKPSLSPPKAKSDLAKENVVEIELQLPKDEPDEEELPAKRPRTLNTLRRPILTAQQQRKTRSTGGQPVTQTPTVKTKTKEPILAPAVMEQLKRMTEAPPKRSPTAASGAERTSRLPSKQTPPSPPKTTPVTPPKTSQSQLPMVSIPMDGTQKILNKLRACGVEVKRGNTLLNVTPPAAESSTKNQEALDIMRKLQSKGIRCTKLTKQ